In Phreatobacter stygius, a genomic segment contains:
- a CDS encoding polysaccharide deacetylase family protein has protein sequence MTPADDRDLIGYGAHPPDPKWPGGARIAINFVMNYEEGSEPSVQDGEGFTETGLTEVNGIDTGVKGRDLAGEGMFAYGSRVGFWRLMRLFQERGLPLTVFGCALAIERNPEAAAAIKASGFDVCCHGWRWVKHYLLSEAEEREHIAKAVASLERTVGERPLGWYCRYGPSVNTRRLVMEEGGFLYDSDAYDDELPYWKRVGGRPQLVVPYSLVNNDGKFGNGQFATAADYFEWHKDAFDMLYAEGRTQPKMMSVGLHMRLIGHPARAAGLARFLDYVMSHDGVWVTRRLDIAQHWVKTHPFAG, from the coding sequence ATGACACCAGCTGATGACCGCGACCTGATCGGCTACGGCGCCCATCCGCCGGATCCCAAATGGCCCGGCGGCGCGCGCATCGCGATCAATTTCGTGATGAATTACGAGGAGGGCTCGGAACCCTCGGTGCAGGACGGCGAAGGCTTCACCGAGACCGGGCTGACCGAGGTCAACGGCATCGATACCGGCGTGAAAGGCCGCGACCTCGCGGGCGAAGGCATGTTCGCTTATGGCAGCCGGGTCGGCTTCTGGCGCCTGATGCGGCTGTTCCAGGAGCGTGGTCTGCCGCTGACCGTGTTCGGCTGCGCGCTGGCGATCGAGCGCAATCCGGAGGCCGCGGCGGCCATCAAGGCCTCCGGTTTCGACGTCTGCTGCCACGGCTGGCGCTGGGTGAAGCACTATCTGCTCAGCGAGGCGGAGGAGCGCGAGCACATCGCCAAGGCGGTCGCCTCGCTCGAGCGGACCGTCGGCGAACGGCCGCTCGGCTGGTATTGCCGCTACGGGCCGAGCGTCAACACCCGCCGGCTGGTGATGGAGGAGGGCGGTTTCCTCTACGATTCCGACGCCTATGACGACGAGCTGCCCTATTGGAAGCGGGTCGGCGGCAGGCCGCAGCTGGTCGTGCCCTATTCGCTGGTCAACAATGACGGCAAGTTCGGCAATGGCCAGTTCGCCACCGCGGCCGACTATTTCGAATGGCACAAGGACGCCTTCGACATGCTCTATGCCGAGGGCCGGACCCAGCCCAAAATGATGTCGGTCGGCCTGCATATGCGGCTGATCGGCCATCCCGCCCGGGCCGCCGGCCTCGCCCGCTTCCTCGACTATGTGATGAGCCATGACGGAGTGTGGGTGACACGGCGCCTCGATATCGCGCAGCATTGGGTGAAGACCCATCCCTTTGCAGGATAA
- a CDS encoding amidase has product MPASEQPSPDQPWPSIIALADAVRSGRSTARAETERAIERIVRLNPGLNAIISFDPADALARADAVDRRVQAGEELPLAGVPVTIKDNIWVKGRRITQGSRLFKDFVAPQDAVAVERLEAAGAVILGISNTPEFAAKGQTTNLLYGATRHPMNSGLTPGGSSGGAVASVAGGLVPLALGTDAGGSSRRPPAHTGLVGFKPSFGAIPYGPGFEEPFFGVSCHCPITRTVAEAALAFEVMAGPDPRDPHSAFVEPGEPVDITALTIAYTPKWGLDVPVEPEVADVVARVADMLRGAGLNVVAQDPVWPAGLAEAGLNPIQHAGLAALHGAAWRQAPDLIDPDLGAQIAAGFDLSGPDVGRAMLLSEQVALSAARFFSDHRFDAAIGPTTPCTAWPIDQLGPDTIAGVKVGPRGHAVFTPLFNHARQPAISVPCGTDASGLPIGLQIIAPRLKDRTLLAIAAAVEALL; this is encoded by the coding sequence ATGCCCGCATCCGAACAGCCGTCTCCCGATCAACCCTGGCCGTCGATCATTGCGCTGGCCGATGCGGTCCGCTCAGGCCGTTCCACCGCGCGCGCCGAGACGGAACGGGCGATCGAGCGCATCGTCAGGCTCAATCCGGGGCTCAATGCCATCATTTCTTTCGATCCGGCCGATGCGCTCGCCCGCGCCGACGCGGTCGACCGCCGGGTTCAGGCCGGCGAAGAGCTGCCGCTCGCCGGCGTGCCGGTGACGATCAAGGACAATATCTGGGTGAAGGGCCGTCGGATCACCCAAGGCTCCAGGTTGTTCAAGGACTTCGTCGCGCCGCAAGACGCGGTGGCGGTGGAACGGCTGGAAGCCGCCGGCGCGGTCATTCTCGGCATATCCAACACGCCGGAATTCGCCGCCAAGGGCCAGACCACCAACCTGCTTTATGGCGCGACCAGGCATCCGATGAACTCAGGCCTGACGCCCGGCGGCTCGTCCGGCGGGGCCGTCGCTTCCGTCGCCGGCGGGCTGGTGCCGCTGGCGCTCGGCACCGATGCCGGCGGCTCCAGCCGGCGCCCGCCGGCCCATACCGGACTGGTCGGTTTCAAGCCGTCCTTCGGCGCCATTCCCTACGGGCCGGGCTTCGAGGAGCCGTTTTTCGGCGTGTCCTGCCATTGCCCGATCACCCGCACCGTGGCCGAAGCGGCGCTGGCCTTCGAGGTCATGGCCGGCCCCGATCCCCGCGACCCGCATTCGGCTTTCGTCGAACCGGGCGAGCCCGTCGACATCACCGCCCTGACGATTGCATACACGCCCAAATGGGGCCTCGACGTACCCGTCGAGCCCGAGGTCGCCGATGTCGTCGCGCGGGTCGCGGACATGCTGCGCGGCGCCGGATTGAACGTCGTGGCGCAGGATCCCGTCTGGCCGGCCGGCCTTGCCGAAGCCGGGCTCAACCCGATCCAGCATGCCGGGCTCGCCGCCCTCCATGGCGCCGCCTGGCGACAGGCGCCTGACCTGATCGATCCGGATCTCGGTGCCCAGATCGCCGCGGGCTTCGACCTGTCCGGACCCGATGTCGGCCGCGCCATGCTGCTGTCCGAACAGGTTGCGCTGTCGGCCGCCCGCTTCTTCTCCGACCATCGCTTCGATGCCGCGATCGGCCCGACAACCCCTTGCACCGCCTGGCCCATCGACCAGCTCGGCCCCGATACCATTGCCGGCGTGAAGGTTGGCCCGCGCGGCCATGCGGTGTTCACGCCGCTGTTCAACCACGCCCGCCAGCCGGCGATTTCGGTGCCATGCGGCACCGACGCGAGCGGCCTGCCCATCGGCCTGCAGATCATCGCGCCGCGCCTCAAGGACCGGACGCTGCTCGCCATCGCCGCGGCCGTGGAGGCGCTGCTCTGA
- a CDS encoding aspartate/glutamate racemase family protein, translating to MHLLLINPNTSRATTESMAGIARNAMPGITVECLTAPFGVPLITNATELALAAEAVAAALAAPRTGIDGIVIAAFGDPALQSLRQRLAVPVTGIAEAGMAEAGQDGRRFAVVTTTPDLVTSIAGLAEGYGHGGAFLGTVLTKGDIRTVMADPDRLAEALLEASRRAVREFGADAVVIGGGPLALAARRIGPDVPVPLIEPVPAAVRLAVARAAKT from the coding sequence ATGCATCTGCTCCTGATCAACCCGAACACCAGCCGGGCGACCACCGAGAGCATGGCCGGCATTGCCCGTAATGCCATGCCCGGCATCACCGTCGAATGCCTCACCGCGCCCTTCGGCGTGCCGCTGATCACCAATGCCACAGAACTCGCCTTGGCCGCGGAAGCGGTGGCCGCCGCGCTGGCGGCACCACGCACCGGCATCGATGGCATCGTCATCGCGGCCTTCGGCGACCCGGCGCTGCAAAGCCTCAGGCAACGGCTGGCGGTCCCGGTCACCGGCATTGCCGAAGCCGGCATGGCCGAGGCGGGCCAGGACGGCCGCCGCTTCGCTGTCGTCACCACCACCCCGGACCTCGTCACCTCGATCGCGGGCCTCGCCGAGGGCTATGGCCATGGCGGAGCGTTTCTCGGCACCGTGCTCACCAAGGGCGACATTCGAACCGTGATGGCCGATCCGGACCGGCTCGCCGAAGCGCTCCTGGAGGCCAGTCGACGAGCCGTCCGCGAATTCGGCGCGGACGCCGTGGTCATTGGCGGCGGTCCGCTCGCCCTGGCAGCCCGACGGATCGGGCCCGACGTGCCGGTGCCGCTGATCGAGCCGGTGCCGGCGGCGGTCCGGCTCGCCGTGGCGCGCGCCGCGAAGACGTGA
- a CDS encoding LysR family transcriptional regulator, producing MTLRQLEILRAIIRYRTTVAAASQLGLSQPAISNAIKAMEAQTGFPLFERINNRLFPTREAQMLHDEAESIFTMHTILENKLRDLKESKAGHLRIVATPPIGYGVIPSALRQFLAQRPQVQVFFDVRRYEGVIDSVESNLVELGFAIGLEDRPGLHCEAVFTGDMVCVVKPGHPLADKPLITPADLDGYPFIALERGTRLGEAVRESFRKAGQPFKHAVEVRYCNTACVLAESGVGVAIVDPFSPRYGAGDELVVLPYEPVTRAVASVTWSKSRPLSRLAQAFLAEVRAGAARMERDYRERLSRRD from the coding sequence ATGACGCTGCGCCAGCTGGAGATCTTGCGGGCGATCATCCGCTATCGGACCACGGTCGCGGCGGCGAGCCAGCTCGGCCTGTCGCAGCCGGCGATCAGCAATGCGATCAAGGCGATGGAGGCACAGACCGGCTTTCCCCTGTTCGAGCGGATCAACAACCGGCTGTTCCCGACCCGCGAAGCCCAGATGCTGCATGACGAGGCGGAATCGATCTTCACCATGCACACGATCCTGGAGAACAAGCTGCGCGACCTGAAGGAGAGCAAGGCCGGCCATCTGCGCATCGTCGCAACCCCGCCGATCGGTTATGGCGTGATCCCCTCGGCGTTGCGCCAGTTCCTGGCCCAGCGGCCGCAGGTGCAGGTGTTCTTCGACGTCCGCCGCTACGAGGGCGTGATCGACAGTGTCGAGAGCAATCTGGTCGAACTCGGTTTCGCCATTGGCCTGGAGGACCGCCCCGGCCTGCATTGCGAGGCGGTGTTCACCGGCGACATGGTCTGCGTGGTCAAGCCCGGCCATCCCCTGGCCGACAAGCCGCTGATCACGCCGGCCGACCTCGACGGCTATCCGTTCATTGCGCTGGAGCGCGGCACCCGGCTCGGCGAAGCGGTGCGCGAGAGCTTTCGCAAGGCCGGCCAGCCGTTCAAGCACGCGGTCGAGGTGCGCTATTGCAACACCGCCTGCGTGCTGGCCGAAAGCGGCGTCGGTGTCGCCATCGTCGATCCGTTTTCACCGCGCTACGGCGCCGGCGACGAGCTGGTGGTCCTGCCTTATGAACCGGTGACCCGGGCGGTCGCCTCGGTGACCTGGTCGAAGAGCCGGCCGCTGTCGCGGTTGGCCCAGGCTTTCCTCGCGGAAGTGCGCGCCGGCGCGGCGCGGATGGAGCGGGATTACCGGGAGCGATTGAGCAGGCGCGATTGA
- a CDS encoding N-carbamoyl-D-amino-acid hydrolase yields MSRSLRVAGAQMGPTQRDDSRAKTLARLIALLDEAAAKGAGLVVFPELAFTTFFPRWLLEANELASYFEPAMPNPAVQPLFDRARELNIGFYVGYAEKTPDGHHFNSSILVGPDGEIVSKYRKIHLPGSVEPRAGEKYQQLEKRYFEYGDLGFPAVRAPDAWAGAITGMLICNDRRWPEAWRVLGLQGAELVCIGYNSAAYDPNGGDREDAALRTFHAKLAVQSNAYMNATWAVAVAKAGDEDGAGLIGGSCIVDPNGVIVAEAATLADEIIIADCDFDLCRQGKTKMFNFEAHRRPQWYGPITGQVGVVEPGRETAG; encoded by the coding sequence ATGTCGCGCAGTCTTCGCGTCGCCGGTGCGCAAATGGGCCCGACCCAGCGCGATGACAGCCGGGCAAAGACCCTGGCGCGCCTGATCGCGCTGCTCGACGAGGCGGCAGCCAAGGGCGCCGGCCTGGTGGTGTTCCCGGAACTCGCCTTCACCACCTTCTTTCCGCGCTGGCTCCTGGAAGCCAATGAGCTCGCGAGCTATTTCGAGCCCGCCATGCCGAACCCGGCGGTGCAGCCGCTGTTCGACCGGGCCCGCGAGCTGAATATCGGCTTCTATGTCGGTTATGCCGAAAAGACCCCCGACGGCCACCACTTCAACAGTTCGATCCTGGTCGGGCCGGACGGCGAAATCGTCTCCAAATACCGCAAGATCCACCTGCCCGGCTCGGTCGAGCCGCGCGCCGGTGAAAAGTACCAGCAGCTGGAAAAGCGCTATTTCGAATATGGCGATCTCGGCTTCCCGGCCGTGCGGGCGCCGGACGCCTGGGCCGGCGCCATTACCGGCATGTTGATCTGCAACGACCGCCGCTGGCCGGAAGCTTGGCGCGTGCTCGGCCTGCAAGGCGCCGAACTGGTCTGTATCGGCTACAATTCCGCCGCCTATGATCCGAACGGCGGCGACCGCGAGGACGCGGCGCTGCGCACCTTCCACGCCAAGCTCGCGGTCCAGTCCAACGCCTATATGAACGCCACCTGGGCGGTCGCCGTCGCCAAGGCCGGCGACGAGGACGGCGCCGGCCTGATCGGCGGCTCCTGCATTGTCGATCCGAACGGCGTCATCGTCGCCGAGGCGGCAACGCTGGCCGACGAGATCATCATCGCCGATTGCGATTTCGATCTGTGCCGCCAGGGCAAGACCAAGATGTTCAATTTCGAGGCCCATCGGCGGCCGCAATGGTACGGCCCGATCACCGGCCAGGTCGGCGTGGTCGAACCGGGCCGGGAGACTGCCGGTTAG
- a CDS encoding ABC transporter substrate-binding protein codes for MIRHVVAGVAAAGLLIAASGGRAGELPAQVKQSGVIRISVNAIYPPMEYRDPATNRLVGLDIDLGEALAAKLGVRIEWSESAFEQLIPGLQTGRADLILSGLSDLPARRETMDFIDYLKSGAQFYTLAASPLATPEDVCGKRVGTSRSTSFPDQIRRWSAENCEAKGRPAITVVPAESTADARAQLKQGRIDAAVQGSETVPYAMSLDPGVFKPIGTSFTVNYQGIAFRKADTAFRDAIAEALVALIKDGTYQQILAKWNLPGNAVAGLIMNGEAR; via the coding sequence ATGATCAGGCATGTTGTTGCAGGCGTCGCCGCGGCGGGCCTCTTGATCGCCGCGAGCGGCGGCCGGGCCGGCGAATTGCCGGCCCAGGTGAAACAGTCCGGCGTGATCCGCATTTCGGTCAACGCCATCTATCCGCCAATGGAATATCGCGACCCCGCCACCAACCGGCTGGTCGGGCTCGACATCGATCTCGGTGAAGCGCTCGCCGCCAAGCTCGGCGTCCGCATCGAATGGTCGGAGAGCGCCTTCGAGCAGCTCATTCCCGGACTGCAGACCGGCCGCGCCGATCTCATCCTGTCCGGCCTGAGCGATCTGCCGGCGCGCCGCGAGACCATGGATTTCATCGACTATCTGAAATCCGGCGCCCAGTTCTACACGCTCGCCGCCTCGCCGCTGGCGACGCCTGAGGACGTCTGCGGCAAACGGGTCGGCACCAGCCGTTCGACCTCGTTCCCCGACCAGATCCGCCGCTGGAGCGCGGAAAACTGCGAGGCCAAGGGAAGGCCTGCCATCACGGTCGTGCCGGCCGAAAGCACCGCGGACGCCCGCGCCCAGCTGAAGCAGGGCCGCATCGACGCCGCCGTCCAGGGCAGCGAGACCGTGCCCTATGCGATGTCGCTCGACCCTGGCGTGTTCAAGCCGATCGGCACGTCGTTCACGGTCAACTATCAGGGCATTGCCTTCCGGAAGGCCGATACGGCCTTTCGCGACGCCATCGCCGAGGCGCTTGTCGCCCTCATCAAGGATGGCACCTATCAGCAGATCCTGGCCAAATGGAACCTGCCTGGTAACGCGGTTGCCGGCCTGATCATGAATGGGGAAGCCCGATGA
- a CDS encoding amino acid ABC transporter permease yields MTLASPQSLGVSATSDPFPDIAGLKIIRRTHWGRWLAATSIIALLGWIGLAFARGQIEWVYVGRFLTVPSILSGVVNTITMSVLAMALGILLGVVVAIMRMSPNPVLRSVALGYAWFFRGTPVILQLLLWFNLALIFPTMGIPGLFSARTVDIMTPFVAALLGLGINQGAYTSEVVRAGLISVDHGQYEAAQSIGMTRLLSLKRIIIPQAMRVVIPPLGNEFIGMIKLTSLASVIQFSEVLHNAQNIYYANSRVIELLIVAAIWYLAIVSVLTPLQMLLERYFARGAAKGR; encoded by the coding sequence ATGACGCTCGCATCACCGCAAAGCCTCGGCGTGTCCGCGACCAGCGACCCGTTTCCCGATATTGCCGGCTTGAAGATCATCCGGCGCACCCATTGGGGCCGCTGGCTGGCGGCGACCAGCATCATCGCGCTGCTCGGCTGGATCGGACTGGCCTTCGCCCGCGGCCAGATCGAATGGGTCTATGTCGGCCGCTTCCTGACCGTGCCGTCGATCCTGTCGGGCGTGGTCAACACCATCACCATGTCGGTGCTCGCCATGGCGCTCGGCATCCTGCTCGGCGTGGTCGTGGCGATCATGCGCATGTCGCCCAATCCGGTGCTGCGCTCGGTGGCGCTCGGTTATGCCTGGTTCTTTCGCGGCACGCCGGTCATCCTGCAATTGCTGCTCTGGTTCAATCTCGCCCTGATCTTCCCGACCATGGGCATTCCCGGCCTGTTCAGCGCCCGCACCGTCGACATCATGACGCCCTTCGTCGCGGCCCTGCTCGGGCTCGGCATCAACCAGGGCGCCTATACTTCGGAAGTCGTCCGCGCCGGCCTGATCTCGGTCGACCACGGCCAGTATGAGGCGGCCCAGTCGATCGGCATGACCCGGCTCCTGTCGCTGAAGCGGATCATCATTCCGCAGGCCATGCGGGTGGTCATCCCGCCGCTCGGCAACGAGTTCATCGGCATGATCAAGCTGACCTCGCTCGCCAGCGTCATCCAGTTCTCCGAGGTGCTGCACAACGCCCAGAACATCTATTACGCCAATTCGCGCGTCATCGAGCTCTTGATCGTCGCCGCCATCTGGTACCTGGCCATCGTCTCGGTGCTGACGCCGCTGCAAATGCTGCTCGAGCGTTATTTCGCGCGCGGCGCGGCGAAGGGGCGCTGA
- a CDS encoding amino acid ABC transporter ATP-binding protein: MTAPLVSIRSVAKHFGSFRALNGVSLDVDQGEVLCIIGASGSGKTTLLRCINQLVEIDAGAIWVDGDLVGYRRVDDKLYPLTEAEIARQRLKTGMVFQRFNLFPHMTALENIIEGPVQVLKRDKAEAIREARALLDRVGLAAKADAFPANLSGGQQQRVAIARALAMKPKLMLFDEPTSALDPELVGEVLAVMQGLAKTGMTMIVVTHELGFAREVADRVVFMDHGAIVEQGTAAAVLNAPKEERTRAFLSAVLA, translated from the coding sequence ATGACCGCTCCGCTCGTCTCCATTCGCTCGGTCGCCAAACATTTCGGCTCGTTCCGGGCGCTCAACGGGGTGTCGCTCGATGTCGACCAGGGCGAGGTGCTGTGCATCATCGGCGCCTCCGGCTCGGGCAAGACCACGCTCTTGCGCTGCATCAACCAGCTGGTCGAGATCGATGCCGGCGCCATCTGGGTCGACGGCGACCTGGTCGGCTACCGCCGCGTCGACGACAAGCTCTATCCGCTGACGGAGGCTGAAATCGCCCGCCAGCGGCTGAAGACCGGCATGGTGTTCCAGCGCTTCAACCTGTTTCCGCATATGACCGCGCTGGAAAACATCATCGAGGGCCCGGTCCAGGTGCTGAAGCGCGACAAGGCCGAGGCGATCCGCGAGGCGCGCGCCCTGCTCGACCGGGTCGGCCTGGCAGCGAAAGCCGATGCCTTTCCGGCCAACCTGTCGGGCGGCCAGCAGCAGCGCGTCGCGATCGCCCGGGCGCTCGCCATGAAGCCGAAGCTGATGCTGTTCGACGAACCGACCTCGGCGCTCGATCCGGAACTGGTCGGCGAGGTACTGGCGGTCATGCAAGGGCTCGCCAAGACCGGCATGACCATGATCGTGGTCACCCATGAGCTCGGTTTCGCCCGCGAAGTCGCCGACCGGGTGGTGTTCATGGACCATGGCGCCATTGTCGAACAGGGAACCGCAGCGGCAGTCCTGAACGCTCCGAAAGAAGAGCGCACGCGGGCCTTCCTGTCGGCGGTTCTGGCGTGA
- a CDS encoding ABC transporter substrate-binding protein produces MKKLAFLTCLLGLIGPAQAAELPAAIKARGTIIAAIVPNYPPLDLKDPATSELTGFDVELGTAIAAKLGVRIQWQETSFEQMVSAVGTGRVDVVISGMSDLPSRRGTASFVNYLRSGPQFFVRAARAAEFPDMLSLCGKTVGASRRTSYPREIARWSEETCAAAGKPAINFVGTEGSADARTQLRQGRIDAAMQGNETLPYIMGLEPNTYHPVGTPIATQLMGIATGKDATELQQAIAGALTELIADGTYRRLLDKWQLTANAIERVTINAGQ; encoded by the coding sequence ATGAAGAAACTGGCTTTTCTGACCTGCTTGCTCGGCCTGATCGGCCCGGCCCAGGCCGCCGAACTGCCCGCCGCCATCAAGGCGCGCGGCACGATCATCGCGGCCATCGTGCCGAACTATCCGCCGCTCGACCTGAAGGATCCGGCGACCAGCGAATTGACCGGCTTCGATGTCGAGCTGGGCACCGCGATCGCCGCCAAGCTCGGCGTGCGGATCCAATGGCAGGAAACCAGCTTCGAGCAGATGGTCTCGGCGGTCGGCACCGGCCGGGTCGACGTGGTGATCTCGGGCATGAGCGACCTGCCGAGCCGGCGCGGCACGGCGAGCTTCGTCAATTATCTGCGCTCCGGCCCGCAATTTTTCGTCCGCGCCGCGCGGGCCGCCGAATTCCCCGACATGCTGTCGCTGTGCGGCAAGACCGTCGGCGCCAGCCGCCGGACCTCCTATCCGCGCGAGATCGCGCGCTGGAGCGAGGAAACCTGCGCCGCGGCCGGCAAGCCGGCGATCAATTTCGTCGGCACCGAAGGGTCCGCCGATGCCCGCACGCAGCTGCGCCAGGGCCGCATCGACGCCGCCATGCAGGGCAACGAGACCCTGCCCTACATCATGGGCCTGGAACCCAATACCTATCACCCCGTCGGCACGCCGATCGCCACCCAGCTGATGGGTATCGCCACGGGCAAGGACGCGACCGAGCTGCAGCAGGCGATCGCCGGCGCGCTGACCGAACTTATCGCAGACGGGACCTATCGGCGGCTGCTCGACAAGTGGCAGCTGACCGCCAATGCCATCGAAAGGGTGACGATCAATGCCGGGCAATGA
- a CDS encoding polysaccharide deacetylase family protein: MPGNEKWDVIPTRPANMAPPAPEFPWPAGHRAAMFLSFDVDAESAWTSKDPAHAERLVTMSFGGFEARVGTPKLLELLDQLGLKATFFITGWAVDAHPAMAENILKAGHEIGHHGYHHLLPDPGDPYIQDELDRGFETLKRRLGVVPVGYRAPFGESCDELRISLKQRGILYSSSWRDDVRPYRQVLPDGSPGVIELPPTSSYDDWMHGLSARFSPRSVFPKEHVLSMWKDELDEVRDWGAMVTTVLHPQVSGRPMRLRLLRDFLTYAQAHKDVWITTGAEIAAHYAACEAAAAKAA, encoded by the coding sequence ATGCCGGGCAATGAAAAATGGGACGTGATCCCGACCAGGCCAGCCAATATGGCACCGCCGGCGCCTGAATTCCCCTGGCCGGCCGGCCATCGCGCGGCGATGTTCCTGTCCTTCGACGTCGACGCCGAAAGCGCCTGGACCTCGAAGGACCCGGCCCATGCCGAGCGTCTGGTCACCATGTCGTTCGGCGGCTTCGAGGCGCGTGTCGGTACGCCCAAGCTCCTCGAATTGCTCGACCAGCTCGGCTTGAAGGCAACCTTCTTCATCACCGGCTGGGCGGTCGACGCCCATCCGGCCATGGCCGAAAATATCCTGAAGGCCGGCCACGAGATCGGCCATCACGGCTATCACCACCTGCTGCCGGATCCGGGCGATCCCTATATCCAGGATGAGCTCGACCGCGGTTTCGAGACCCTGAAGCGCCGGCTCGGCGTGGTGCCGGTCGGCTATCGCGCGCCCTTCGGCGAAAGCTGCGACGAGCTGCGGATCAGCCTGAAGCAGCGCGGCATCCTCTATTCGTCGTCCTGGCGCGACGATGTCCGGCCCTACCGGCAGGTTCTGCCCGACGGCTCGCCCGGCGTGATCGAGCTGCCGCCGACCTCGAGTTATGACGACTGGATGCACGGCTTAAGCGCCCGCTTCTCGCCGCGCTCGGTGTTCCCCAAGGAACATGTCCTGTCGATGTGGAAGGACGAGCTCGACGAAGTCAGGGACTGGGGCGCCATGGTCACCACCGTGCTGCATCCCCAGGTCAGCGGCCGGCCGATGCGGCTGCGTCTGTTGCGCGACTTCCTGACCTATGCCCAGGCGCACAAGGACGTCTGGATCACCACCGGCGCCGAGATCGCGGCGCATTACGCGGCCTGCGAAGCGGCGGCCGCCAAGGCGGCGTGA
- a CDS encoding superoxide dismutase, translating into MAFELPSLPYATDALAGAGMSAETLEFHHGKHHQAYVTALNGFVDKNDALKGKSLDEIVRLSNGKADLAPVFNNAGQHWNHILFWQALSPKGGRLPSALETKLIADFGSVEAFKEAFKAQATGQFGSGWAWLVLAKDGRLKVTKTANGSNPLATDEGKVLLGLDVWEHSYYIDFRNRRPDYVTNFLDKLANYEFAEAQLKAA; encoded by the coding sequence ATGGCTTTTGAACTGCCCTCGCTGCCCTATGCGACCGATGCGCTTGCCGGTGCCGGCATGAGCGCGGAAACGCTCGAGTTTCATCACGGCAAGCACCACCAGGCCTATGTCACCGCGCTCAACGGTTTCGTCGACAAGAACGATGCGCTGAAGGGCAAGTCGCTCGACGAGATCGTTCGGCTGTCCAACGGCAAGGCCGATCTCGCGCCGGTCTTCAACAATGCCGGCCAGCACTGGAACCATATCCTGTTCTGGCAGGCGCTGTCGCCCAAGGGCGGCCGGCTGCCTTCGGCGCTCGAAACCAAGCTGATTGCCGATTTCGGCAGCGTCGAGGCTTTCAAGGAGGCCTTCAAGGCCCAGGCGACCGGCCAGTTCGGCTCCGGCTGGGCCTGGCTGGTGCTCGCCAAGGACGGCCGCCTCAAGGTCACCAAGACCGCCAATGGCTCCAATCCGCTGGCCACCGACGAGGGCAAGGTGCTGCTTGGCCTCGATGTCTGGGAACACAGCTATTACATCGACTTCCGCAATCGGCGGCCGGACTATGTGACGAATTTCCTCGACAAGCTGGCCAATTACGAATTCGCCGAAGCGCAGCTGAAGGCGGCTTGA
- a CDS encoding helix-turn-helix transcriptional regulator has product MALKMHGAQTAPALGTRLAITGEAVRQQLVRLAEDGLVSARSEARGVGRPAQFWDLTPAGNAQFPDTHAELTVQLLRTMRKALGEQAIDTIIAARELETREAYRSAMKDVTGLSQRVAHLARMRTAEGYMAAWEEQPDGTLLLVENHCPICAAAATCQGFCRAEIDLFRTVLGPDVRVERLEHIIAGARRCAYAIAPAAKPPAV; this is encoded by the coding sequence ATGGCGTTGAAGATGCACGGCGCCCAGACCGCACCGGCCCTTGGCACACGTCTGGCGATCACCGGCGAGGCGGTGCGGCAGCAATTGGTGCGGCTCGCCGAGGATGGCCTGGTTTCGGCGCGATCGGAGGCCCGCGGCGTCGGCCGCCCGGCCCAGTTCTGGGACTTGACCCCGGCCGGGAACGCGCAATTTCCCGACACCCATGCCGAATTGACCGTCCAACTCCTGCGCACGATGCGCAAGGCGCTGGGCGAGCAGGCGATCGACACCATCATCGCCGCGCGCGAACTGGAAACCCGCGAGGCCTATCGCAGCGCCATGAAGGACGTCACCGGGCTCAGCCAGCGGGTCGCCCATCTCGCCCGCATGCGCACCGCCGAAGGTTATATGGCCGCCTGGGAGGAGCAACCCGACGGCACGCTGCTGCTGGTCGAGAACCACTGCCCGATCTGCGCCGCCGCGGCGACCTGCCAGGGCTTCTGCCGCGCCGAGATCGACCTGTTCAGGACGGTTCTCGGGCCCGACGTGCGGGTCGAGCGGCTGGAACATATCATCGCCGGCGCGCGCCGATGCGCCTATGCCATTGCCCCGGCCGCGAAGCCGCCGGCCGTCTGA